The following is a genomic window from Candidatus Obscuribacter sp..
TGAATTGAGTAGTAGACGCAAGATTATCCGCGTGGCCATCGAGGAACGCTTGACTCGTGCCAAGATGGAGGGCGAGCTGAGTTGCGAAGTGGAAGTGACAACACTCTCTGAGTTTTATACGGTTATCCTCAATGGGCTCTCACTGCGGGCTCGCGATGGTGCCACCCGTGACGAGTTGATGGCAACCATCGAGCATGCCATGGTAGCTATTGAAACTTGCATCAAAGCCATGGAAAATAGATAGGTCGTTACTGTTTCAGACCTGAGAATTGATTGCATGTTTTTAAAAAAGTCGTTGGCTCTTTGCGTGCCCCTGATAATGTCTTTTGCTGCGGTATCGAGTGCGGTGGCGCAACCGGCGCAGGCTCCTGCGACTTTGGTGGCGCAGGGCTCAGATAGTAGCACCACCACCACAACTACTACGACTACTAGCTCCTCGTCGTCTGATGATGCCAGTGGTAGCGATCAAGACCTGGATAGTACTACGGCAGAGTCTTTGATGCGCAATAGACCATACGGAGCCACTCCCGAAGAAGCCTTTACCAAAGCCCGGGAAACCGAGCTGAAGACATTTGAGGCTTTTACTACTGGCAGCGGTACATCCTTTGGATCCAGAGCCCTCAAGGCTGTTTGTACGCCCCTGGTGGCCATGGAGTCCATTCCGCTCAAGCTCAACGATCAAAAGGTTGAAGGCAACGATGCAACCCTGAGTTATGCCGCCCAAAAGCCCGATGTAGACTTGCAAATTACTGCACACTTAAAGAAGAATGATAAGGGCTGGAGATTATTTCGCCGAGAGATGCGCGGTACTAAGAACAGTGATTCTGCCAAGGAGATTGTCACAGCATTTACTACTCAATTGCCAGGTGAGACTTCGATGTTGTCTCTGGCGATGGTATTGCTCGTTATTGCCGGTATCACCTCTACCGTCGGCTCAATCTGGCTTATTATCAACGCCTTCCGCAAGCATTGGGCCTGGGGTTTGGGTTCGTTATTTTTCCCAATCGTACAATTGGTCTTTGTGTTTGCTAACTGGCCGCTAGCTAAAAAACCTTTTCTTGTCATTTTGGGATCACTGGTATTGTTTTGCGGAGGCTGTGCCATACCGGGATACTACATGGCTAGCTCCTCGGCAGAGATGACCACTCTTATGGAGCAACTCAATAAGCTCAATATTTCAGAGTAGTCTCGATACAGTAAAAAATATCGAGCCTGTCTCTAAATCAATAGATGAACAATAGATGACAGGTGTATTGCCAAAAAAGAGCAGCTAGGACTAAGTGTTCTAGCTGTTTTTCTTTGCCTCGTCAGAGCCAAACTTTTGTGCTTTTTGATCATAAAAGGCGATTTGTATTGCCATAGCAAAACCGCCGCCAGCTGCCAGCATAAAGCAAATTATGGCGATGCCTGGATAGCCCATGATGGTAAAGTCAGTATCGACCTTCATCATGAGAGCTGCTCCGACAATCAGCGATGCCAGTATCAGTGCCAGGCTGACGCGATTGGCTAATTTTTGGAAGGCGTCAACAATTAGAGGCTCATCGATCATCTTGATGGATAGGCTGTTGGCTGCCACCATGTCAAAGATCTTGGAGACCTGGCGGGGGAATTTTTCGATAAAATCCTTGGCTTCGATTATGCCGGTAAAAATTTGACCAGTAGTGATGTCTTTGACTACTCTTTGCTGCATTATCTCAGCTGCGTGGTTGCGGACTGACTCGTTGGGGTTAAAATCGGGAAAGAGTGTGCGACCGACTTGATCGAGGCTGAGTAAGGTTTTGCCGAGCATGGTCAGCTCCTGTGGCACGCGGATACCACAGTCGGCCGCTGCGCGGGTAATATCAAGCACGACTTTACCAACTTGCATATCCTGTACATTGGCGGTGGCGTGATCCTGCACCAGGTCAGCGATTTGCTTGCGGCACTTGATCTCATCAAACGATGGCTTGGGCTCGCCGATATCAAATGCGGTATCAGCTACTACGTCTGGGCGGTTGTCGCTGATAGCAAGCAAGAGTTTGAGGAGTTTTGCCTGCATATGAGGTGTCAGCCTGGCGACCATGCCCAAGTCGAGCAGACCGATATTGTTGTCGTCGGTGAGTAGGACATTGCCCGGATGAGGATCGGCGTGAAAAAATCCATCCACCAATATCTGTTGCAGATATGCCTTGAAGCACTCATCTGCAAGTGGCTCGCCATCTAATTCTAATAGCTCAAGCTTGGTGATGTTTGTTATTTTTTTGCCGCGGATAAACTCCATAGTCAGGACTTTGGAGGAGGTAAAGTCGTGTATTGGTTTAGGTACTTTGATGCGATCAAATTCTCTGAGATTGTGACTGAGCGTGTCGAGATTGCTTGCCTCTTTTTTATAGTCTAGCTCCGCCAAGAGAGTGCGTCTAAACTCGTCTAGCATGCGGTTAAACTCGTAACGCTTGCCAGCCTCTGTATGATGATCATAAAACTCAGCAATGTCGCCGAGGATATCGAGGTCTTGCAGGATGGTCTCGCGGATGCCTGGGCGTTGTACTTTGACTGCGACTTCGCGACCATCGCGCATAACAGCGTGGTGTATCTGACCCAGCGATGCTGCCGCAACAGGCACGGCATTAAACTCCTTAAAAGCCTTTGAGAGCCTTACGCCAAGCTCTGTGACGATAATCTGCTCTACTTCTAAAAATGAAAACGGCTCACAGTGGTCTTGCAGTCTTGCCAGCGCCTCTGTATATGCAACAGGTAAAAAGTCTGGGCGTGTGGAGAGCACCTGACCAATTTTGATAAAAGCCGGACCCATTTTTTCCAGGTCGCCAGCCAGTTCTTCGGCCTTTGCTGGCACTGATGATGATGTCTCTGTCTTGAGGTCGACTGCGTTTTTCATGACGTCGCTTTTCATCAAGTCTGAGTTGCCGTACTTCATCAGTAACATGGCGATGTCGCGATATCGTTTAAGGGCGTCTGGTTTCAGTTTCACTTCCATCATTGCTCTCCGTTTCACTCCCATTGCGCTCATTCATGCCGTGATGATGCGCTACCGTTTTATGCAAGACTGACGGTCGGCTCGTCAGTTCCACATTGCATACTGATGGTATACGCATGGCATACAACGGTATGGTTGGTGGCTTGCAAAGCCAGGCTGGGCATAGGAATTTATTGATGGCGTCGGCAATGTTAGTAGATGGCTGTCATGGGGATACTGTTAAATGGACGTGATAAAAGGAGTCATTTAGAAACTCCTGACAGATGCTGCCGTCTAATGCTTCACTGTAATTTAAGAGGCATTTATGCAAACCACAGTGAGCAATCAAGGTAAACCCGCCATGAACAGTCCAAAATCCGGCGGAGTGTTTGCAGTTTTTCAAAATCGCAGCTATGCACTTTATTTTTCTGGGCAATTTGTCTCTCTGGTGGGCACCTGGATGCAGCAAGTGGCACTGTCCTGGTACACCTACACCCTTACTAATTCACCCCTGCTCTTAGCCGTTGTAGGCGCCTCCAGTCAGCTGCCGTCGCTCCTTATCATGCCTTTTGCTGGAGTGTTTGCTGACCGACTCAATCGCAAAAAAGTAATTGTCACCACACAGCTATTGGCCATGGTGGAGGCGTCTATCCTGGCATATCTCACTTTGACCCATCAAGTGCAGGTCTGGCACCTCATTGGGCTTGGCTTGTTTGCCGGTGTGATCAATGCTTTTGATATGCCGACGCGCTCGGCATTTGTCTACGATCTGGTGGAGAAAAAATCAGATCTGCCCAGTGCTATTGCCATGAATAGCACTTTGATGAATATTACGAGGCTAATAGGTCCGGCGCTGGCTGGTTTTGTCGTGGCTATGTTTGGCACCGGTACTTGCTTTTTGCTCAATGCAATAAGCTATATCGTGCCTGTCTGTGCGCTGGCTCTGATAAAGGGCAATTTTAAAAATCAGCATAAAGTGACCAAAGGATCGATAGGCGCGGAGCTAAAAGAAGGTCTCATGTATGTGATGCGCACCCCCGGTGTGCGAGCGTTGATCCTGATGCTTGGAGTCTTTGGTATTGGTGGTATGGCTTACGCCATGCTATTGCCGGTGTACGTCAAATCTATCGGGGGCGATTCTAATACTCTCGGCTATCTTATGACGGCGTCTGCAATTGGCTCACTGTGCGGTACTTTTATGCTAGCTACGCGCAAGTCTGTGCTTGGTCTTGGTAAATGGATTGTAAGTTCTTCCTTTGCTTTTTCTATTTTTATGATGATCTTTGCCATGACCCATAGCTTTTGGCCAGCCATGATAGTGCTTGCTTTTGTTGGTGCTTGCATGATGATACAGATGGCGTCCATCAATACTATTTTGCAGACCATTGTGGAGGAGGATAAGCGCGGTCGCGTCATGAGCCTGTTTACTATGGCATTTATGGGCGCTGCGCCAATCGGTAGTCTGGCCGCTGGCGCTCTTGCTGATCGCATTGGGCTATCGCAAACCCTTATGGGTTGCGGTATCTATTGTTTTATTGTCTCGGTAGTCTTTGCCCTGCATGTGCCTCTACTGAGAGAGGCGACTCGCCCGATCTACATCGAGAAAGGTCTACTCATGGCTGAGGAAGAAGCTAAGGCTGTTGGGGCTTAATAGCAGTGGGGGAGTATTCCCATGTGCATTTTACAGATCGATTACAATTGGTGTGTCAGTCTGTGAGGGTGCGCTTTGCGCTAGCGATTTGCCTCCCGGAGTACTCGTGGCTGATACAGAGCGTTATCAATTCTACTTGGATGAGCCAAATAGTGGTTCGGACAAAGATGCCAGCAGACGAAGTGCTGGAGAGGTTTTAGATGGCGTAACAGCCTCCGATAAGGCTCGTGGTGCATTAGTCAATGATGCTTTTGCTCACTCCACCATCTCGTCCGAAGCTCAACAAAAATTGGGGCTGCAAGTGCGCACAGCCGAAGGTAAAACGGAATTTTATTACCGCGCAGGCGGGCAAGATCAAGTGGTATTGAGCAGTGATCAAAGTGTTACTCCAGTCAAAACTCAGGAATTAGAGCTGATTTTACAGCGTGAAATGCGCGACCTGGAGAGCAAATACAAGATCAAGTTTGCAGTGCCCGGTGAGTTTGTGGACACGCAGGTCTCGCAAGGGAGCGATTGTAAGACGCAAAAGGGAGAGCAAATACGAGCGGTACAGCCAAAATTTACCGATGTTTATGCCATGCGTGAGGCCCTTGAGCACTCCAGCCCAAGCCAGTTAACAAAGGACGGAGATAGTGGTATCAAGGTGTACTTCCTTGATAAAAACCTTTTGCCTAAAGCTGTCTATGGAGATAAGCCGGCGCTAGGGGTTTACATGGTTGCGGACAAAGATAAATTACCTGCCGTCTATGTGACACCGGAGGGCAGTAGATTGCCGCCGACATTAAAAGACGTGACTGAGGCAGAGGGTCGCAATCTTGCTTACGTTATTGAGCATGAGCTGATTCATAATAGTCAGCGTAATTTGTGGGCAGGATACCCATTGGTGCCCGCCGGATTGCCAGAGACCTTTGGCTGGTCATCTTTGGCGCAAGGTGATACTAATTTTGCTTATGGCCTCAAAGGCACTAATGGCGAAAAATATTTCAATATGCGGATGGGTTGTGGTCAAAATACCGCCTGGGTGGGCATTAAAGACCAACATTTGATTGGCTACAATGGTCAATTAGTCTCAGATCTCGGGCAAGCTAAAACATTCACATACGATGAAGTCAGGGGCAATGCTGTTGTTCGGCCGCCTACATATTATTTCTCAAATCCTGCAGAAATGTTTGCGGAGGGGCTGACAAACTTTCGCACTAGCATCGAGAGCCGACTGCGCCTTTATAGAGTCAGTCCAGTGCTGTACGAAGTAGTCAAAAAACATGATGAGCAAGAGATAGACAGCTTTTATGGTCGAAGTTTTTTTGGCTACAGTCAATACGTGCGTGCTCTGAACGGTGCAGTAGTACCGCGCTCCTCGCAACAAGCCAAAGAAGTCGAGGCTTTTGAGAGCAGGTTGAGAAAGGGTGTTTTGCAAAATAGATAGCACCGAGCTTATGTGGCAGGATGGAGCCTGCAGACTTAATCTCATAGCACCTGACTCGCAGGAGTTTTACTGGCATCAACCAACCATCAAACAAAGAGAGCAGCCCAGGTGGACCGCTCTCTTTTGCAATTAGTCAAATGACCGATTTCGTAGAACCAATTAATTACAGGGAATAAACTGATTGCATTAATGCAACCGGTTACTCAAAGTTGCTTACTTGGCTGCTGTTGCTTGCAGGCGTTTTTTGCCTTTTTCCAACATCAACGCTTCTACTTCATCCATATCGGCAGGAGTGATTTGCCAGATTTCTTTGTCTTTGAGTTTGTCGTGGATTGCTTCAAACAGGTCAAAGTCGATAAATGGTGTGACTTTGCCGCTTTGATACTCGGATTCTTTCTCACCATAGAGACCGAGGAAGGTCTTGTCGCGGAACCACATTTCTCTGTTTTGTTCTTCGACAACTTTCATGCTCTCGTCGGTGGGGTTTCTTTGCAAAAACTCAAAGAACATGCCGCTGGCGGTTTGTCCTGGGAAGAACCATTCGCCGGAGAATACTTGAATCAAATCATCAGCATCATCTTTGAGGATGGGGGTGATGAAGTTTACGCCGCGCTCGATAGCGTGTTTGTGGAAGGCAAGCAGGTCTGGAGTGCGCAGTGCGATGTGCTGCCAGTGGGCTGCTGATTTGTGGTCATCGAGCATGTCACGCACGTGGGATGGCTGTGACTCAGGCTCGCTGGGTTGCACGATAGCCATGATGGTCTTGTTAAACTCAGGCTCAGCGCTTGCGCCCTGACCGACACAGACGGCAAAAGTAAGAGATTTTTCTCCTTCACCTTTGACCCATTCTTTGCGCTTGTCGTAAAGGATGTCTTCTGGTCTGACGCCAAAAATTACGCCAAAGAGTGCATACGCAACTTTGTACAACTTTGGTTGCAAGAGCAGCGTCATGTGGTCGACTTGAAAGTTTTGAAAAGGATGTTTCATTGCATTAGCCCTAGTTGCCTAACGGGGCAAAGTTTATCACCTTGACGGCTCTCGTATATGGGCTTGATATCTCGCCGGGCTTATCCTTGATATCTTTAATCTTTTGGGACCGCCAGCCAGTAGTAGGGGCAATCAACATTGCCAAAAGTTGATCTGAGCCAAAAAGTGGAACTCGCATATTTTTGTTTTGTAGCAATATGCTTTTAATAAAAGATGCCACTGTGGGCGGTGCGTAAGTAGTCCGCTAAAGTGTCTCACCGGATCCGTCTCGATCCGTGCTAAACGCTGTCCACGGGGGATTCTACGAAACATTTGGTATAGCTATTTCGCAACATTTTGATATCCTGAGGCTTGTCTTGACATTGCTGCTGACGTTTAAAAACGTCTTCTAATCGGGTTTTACTGCTCAATAGGGACCTGTAAATGAATCAGTTTACGATGGATAAGTTTGGCGCTCAATCAGATCTGGAGAGTGAACAGCGGCTACTGGTGCTGAGACCGCCAGTTTACAGCGGCGGTCATCTTGGTGAAGGTTTTACTATTACACTGGCCGAAGACTTTCTCGTACCGACTTCTGAGCTTGAGGCTAAAAAGAAGCAGGACCTCGATGAGGAAGTGCGGCTCCTGCGTGAGGAGCGGCTCTTGCGCAAAAGAATGCGCAAGATAGAGCATAAAGCGGCACAGAGAGTAGCTAAGCAAACCAGTCAGGAATTATCAAACAAGTCTAGTGCAAGTCGAACAGCTAGCGCTCACAGTCGTCAGGTATTAACTGCAACATGGCTTGGCGAGATGTTTGACGGTATGGATGCATCTATCTACGTATTAGTAATGCATCAGTGTTTGAGTGAGCTTTTAGGATCGAGTGCCGCTACTACAGTGGCTCCGGTGGGAGCAGTGGTGCTCTCGATTTTTATTGCTGGTTGGGTCGTCGGTGGCATTAGCTGCGGCATACTTGCTGATTATTTTGGTCGCACCCGCATCATGCTGGCCACTATCCTCATCTATGCTTTTGCTAGTGGGCTGTGTGCGCTCAGCCACAACTGGATGGAGCTTGCCTTTTATCGCTTTTTAGTAGGATTTGGCATCGGTGGCGAAATAGGCATCGGGGCTGTTATGGTGGCAGAAACATTTAAGGGGCGCTCGCGCATGCATGCAGCATCGTTTTTAGCTAGCTCCTTTTCGTGTGGCTACCTTGTTGCTGCTGCTGCCAATCTATGGCTTGGTCATCTGGGATGGCGCTGGCTATTTTTGCTTGGTGTTGCGCCAGCTATTGTGACTTTGATATTTAGAACAAGACTCCATGAGCCAGAGCACTTTGTCAAAGCGCAGCTTGATAGACGTCTGCAAGTACTGATTAATAAGACTAATGATAAGGCTAAGAGAAGTGGCTTGTTTGGCGCTCTGCGCGGCGCTAGCTGGTTGGACAACTTTACCTTGCCTCAGATATTTGGCAGAGACAATCTTGCCAAAACTCTCTCTGGTATTGGATTGTCTACGCCCGCTATCGTCGGTTACTGGGCTGTGCTGGCCTGGATGCCAGCCTGGGTCACCCAGCTAGTCGGTGGTACGGCGGTGCAGGAGCGCTCGGTGGCTGCTCTCGTGATGAATGTTGGCGGTTTGATTGGCTCGCTTATCGGCGGCTGGTTGATTTGCAAGATAGGTTATGCCAGGAGCTTTAGACTGGCAAACCTCTGTGCCTTTATCGCATGTGTATTACTGTTTGGCACAGTCAAAGAATACGGGGCGTCGCTACTGAGTATTGTCTTTTTTGTTGGATTTTTTGCACAGATGCTCTTTGCTCTGCTCTTTGTCTACATCCCCGAATTGTACGCAGCCAGAATACGCTGCACTGGTGTCACTACCAGCATCACAGGCGGGCGTATATTTGCTGCTATCGCCGCTCTATTGAGCGGACAATTGGTGGCTGCCCTGGGCGGCTCCTATGCTCACGCTGCGGAGTTAATTGCCAGTGTGTATTTAATCGGTGTAGCGGTCAGTTTTGTCATGCCAAAGCATAGCGGTGAGGTCAGTGTTTAGAGGGTGGAGACCAATCTATCCCTTAATTTTCAAATTTGCTATCTACGTTTAAGAGTGGATTTTTTGCCAGCTCAAAATATTCGTCAGCCGCCATTGTAATTGCTGCTTCAAACGAATCAGCCAGGAGCATTGGTTGGTCTCTGTTTTCTGTGTAGCGAAAGACCGGTGGATTGGGGTTTTTGTTAGCAGTATCGAAAAAGTAGAATTGGTAGCCATAGCGTGTGATAAAAACAAAGTCTGAGCACTTCAGCTTGTAGTCAGTGTTGTTGTTGTTGAGAAGAGTCGTTGCTCTCCTTCTGTTTTTGAGAATGTTTGGATAGTAGATGCCGCATTCTCCCAGAAAATCTCCGCTGGCTTTGCCGAATTTGCGCATATAGTCTTTATAAGCTTCGGGTAATTTGAGGGAGTAGAATTTTTCTATATCCAAAAGTTCTTCCTCCGAGCAACCCTTTATGGTTTCCGTTGTGGCAATGCCTGTTTCAACGAGGCGAGCTGCAAGATTGTCGACCCAGTTGTTCTCTTTCCT
Proteins encoded in this region:
- a CDS encoding AarF/ABC1/UbiB kinase family protein; the protein is MEVKLKPDALKRYRDIAMLLMKYGNSDLMKSDVMKNAVDLKTETSSSVPAKAEELAGDLEKMGPAFIKIGQVLSTRPDFLPVAYTEALARLQDHCEPFSFLEVEQIIVTELGVRLSKAFKEFNAVPVAAASLGQIHHAVMRDGREVAVKVQRPGIRETILQDLDILGDIAEFYDHHTEAGKRYEFNRMLDEFRRTLLAELDYKKEASNLDTLSHNLREFDRIKVPKPIHDFTSSKVLTMEFIRGKKITNITKLELLELDGEPLADECFKAYLQQILVDGFFHADPHPGNVLLTDDNNIGLLDLGMVARLTPHMQAKLLKLLLAISDNRPDVVADTAFDIGEPKPSFDEIKCRKQIADLVQDHATANVQDMQVGKVVLDITRAAADCGIRVPQELTMLGKTLLSLDQVGRTLFPDFNPNESVRNHAAEIMQQRVVKDITTGQIFTGIIEAKDFIEKFPRQVSKIFDMVAANSLSIKMIDEPLIVDAFQKLANRVSLALILASLIVGAALMMKVDTDFTIMGYPGIAIICFMLAAGGGFAMAIQIAFYDQKAQKFGSDEAKKNS
- a CDS encoding MFS transporter, translating into MQTTVSNQGKPAMNSPKSGGVFAVFQNRSYALYFSGQFVSLVGTWMQQVALSWYTYTLTNSPLLLAVVGASSQLPSLLIMPFAGVFADRLNRKKVIVTTQLLAMVEASILAYLTLTHQVQVWHLIGLGLFAGVINAFDMPTRSAFVYDLVEKKSDLPSAIAMNSTLMNITRLIGPALAGFVVAMFGTGTCFLLNAISYIVPVCALALIKGNFKNQHKVTKGSIGAELKEGLMYVMRTPGVRALILMLGVFGIGGMAYAMLLPVYVKSIGGDSNTLGYLMTASAIGSLCGTFMLATRKSVLGLGKWIVSSSFAFSIFMMIFAMTHSFWPAMIVLAFVGACMMIQMASINTILQTIVEEDKRGRVMSLFTMAFMGAAPIGSLAAGALADRIGLSQTLMGCGIYCFIVSVVFALHVPLLREATRPIYIEKGLLMAEEEAKAVGA
- a CDS encoding MFS transporter, encoding MNQFTMDKFGAQSDLESEQRLLVLRPPVYSGGHLGEGFTITLAEDFLVPTSELEAKKKQDLDEEVRLLREERLLRKRMRKIEHKAAQRVAKQTSQELSNKSSASRTASAHSRQVLTATWLGEMFDGMDASIYVLVMHQCLSELLGSSAATTVAPVGAVVLSIFIAGWVVGGISCGILADYFGRTRIMLATILIYAFASGLCALSHNWMELAFYRFLVGFGIGGEIGIGAVMVAETFKGRSRMHAASFLASSFSCGYLVAAAANLWLGHLGWRWLFLLGVAPAIVTLIFRTRLHEPEHFVKAQLDRRLQVLINKTNDKAKRSGLFGALRGASWLDNFTLPQIFGRDNLAKTLSGIGLSTPAIVGYWAVLAWMPAWVTQLVGGTAVQERSVAALVMNVGGLIGSLIGGWLICKIGYARSFRLANLCAFIACVLLFGTVKEYGASLLSIVFFVGFFAQMLFALLFVYIPELYAARIRCTGVTTSITGGRIFAAIAALLSGQLVAALGGSYAHAAELIASVYLIGVAVSFVMPKHSGEVSV
- a CDS encoding SMI1/KNR4 family protein; the encoded protein is MTTRKENNWVDNLAARLVETGIATTETIKGCSEEELLDIEKFYSLKLPEAYKDYMRKFGKASGDFLGECGIYYPNILKNRRRATTLLNNNNTDYKLKCSDFVFITRYGYQFYFFDTANKNPNPPVFRYTENRDQPMLLADSFEAAITMAADEYFELAKNPLLNVDSKFEN